Proteins found in one Terribacillus sp. DMT04 genomic segment:
- a CDS encoding ABC transporter substrate-binding protein, producing MKRFLALLFVSMFVLSACSSGSNSEADADTNDIKVWAWDPNFNVKAMELAKEAYKEENSELNIEIIENAQDDIIQKLNTSLSSGTTKGMPNIVLIEDYRAQSFLQSYPDMFYAVDDAVTTEEFAPYKIPPTSFEDKQYGVPFDSGVAGLYVRTDYLEEAGYSSEDLQNADWEQVIEIGKAVKEATGKQMITQDPKDLGLLRMMIQTSGAWYLEEDGVTPNIANNEALKEAFRLYKEMIDADLVKPHADWSQFIASINNGDISMVPSGNWITPSIKAEASQSGKWAVAPFPKLPGMESVNASNLGGSSWYVLNIPGKEKAAEFLGETFGAESEFHQQFVEEIGGVGTYQPALEGDAYQAEDEFFGGQKILSDFASWTEEIPQVNYGLHTYVIEDILANEIQKYLDGEDLDAVMDNAQSLAEQQAK from the coding sequence ATGAAGAGATTTTTAGCACTTTTATTTGTTAGTATGTTCGTGCTGTCTGCATGTTCTTCTGGTTCAAATTCGGAAGCTGATGCCGACACAAACGATATCAAAGTTTGGGCATGGGATCCAAACTTCAATGTAAAGGCGATGGAGCTTGCCAAAGAAGCATATAAAGAAGAAAATAGTGAGCTGAACATTGAAATCATTGAAAACGCCCAAGATGATATTATACAAAAGCTGAACACAAGTCTTAGTTCCGGTACGACCAAAGGGATGCCAAACATTGTGTTGATTGAGGATTATCGTGCACAAAGTTTCTTGCAATCCTATCCGGATATGTTTTATGCGGTAGATGATGCTGTCACTACAGAAGAATTTGCTCCATATAAGATTCCGCCGACAAGCTTCGAAGATAAGCAATACGGTGTACCTTTTGACTCTGGTGTAGCAGGTTTGTATGTACGAACGGACTATTTAGAAGAAGCTGGGTACAGCAGTGAAGATCTGCAGAATGCTGACTGGGAGCAAGTAATTGAAATTGGTAAAGCGGTGAAAGAGGCAACAGGCAAACAAATGATCACACAAGATCCAAAAGATCTTGGGTTGCTGCGCATGATGATTCAGACAAGTGGAGCTTGGTATTTGGAAGAAGATGGTGTAACACCAAATATCGCCAATAACGAAGCATTGAAAGAAGCTTTCCGTTTGTACAAGGAAATGATAGATGCAGATTTAGTAAAACCACATGCGGATTGGAGTCAGTTCATTGCATCCATTAATAATGGAGATATTTCCATGGTGCCGAGTGGTAACTGGATTACACCATCCATTAAAGCAGAGGCATCACAATCTGGTAAATGGGCAGTAGCTCCATTCCCGAAATTGCCTGGTATGGAATCTGTCAATGCATCTAACCTAGGTGGAAGCTCATGGTATGTGTTAAATATCCCAGGTAAAGAAAAAGCGGCCGAATTCCTTGGTGAAACATTCGGAGCAGAGAGCGAATTCCATCAGCAGTTTGTTGAGGAGATTGGCGGTGTAGGAACTTACCAGCCAGCACTTGAAGGAGATGCATATCAAGCAGAAGATGAGTTCTTCGGCGGCCAGAAGATTCTATCTGACTTCGCTTCTTGGACAGAAGAGATTCCACAGGTGAACTATGGTTTGCACACGTACGTCATTGAAGACATCCTAGCAAACGAAATTCAGAAGTATCTAGATGGCGAAGATTTGGATGCTGTGATGGATAATGCACAATCGCTGGCAGAACAGCAAGCGAAGTAA
- a CDS encoding SDR family oxidoreductase: MEPKNMQTNGTPKQEQDRQPGIESRMEPLPHQPKEYKGSSKLQDKVALITGGDSGIGRAVAITYAKEGADVAISYWDEQDDAEETKRLVEAEGRKCLLLPGDIKDEEHCVNIVEKTVEEFGKLNILVSNAAIQYVVDDVLDISSAQFEEVFRTNFFPLFYLTKASVKHMNEGDSIIATSSINAFQGNAIFMDYSATKGAITAWIRSIAQSLAGKGIRANSVAPGPVWTPLIPASIPADNIENFGQSSLMGRPGQPSEHAWAYVMLASDESSYMTGQTIHINGGKYTSS; this comes from the coding sequence ATGGAACCGAAAAACATGCAAACAAATGGAACACCAAAGCAGGAGCAGGATCGCCAGCCTGGTATTGAATCCAGAATGGAGCCGCTGCCGCATCAGCCGAAGGAATATAAAGGTTCTAGTAAGCTGCAGGATAAAGTAGCGCTGATTACCGGGGGTGATTCTGGTATCGGTCGTGCTGTCGCTATCACTTATGCAAAAGAAGGTGCTGATGTTGCTATCTCTTACTGGGATGAGCAAGATGATGCGGAAGAAACAAAACGATTAGTCGAAGCTGAAGGCCGGAAATGCTTGCTGCTTCCTGGTGATATCAAAGATGAAGAACATTGTGTCAATATAGTGGAAAAAACAGTGGAGGAATTCGGCAAACTGAATATCCTTGTAAGTAATGCGGCTATTCAGTATGTTGTCGATGACGTTCTTGATATTTCAAGTGCGCAATTCGAGGAAGTGTTCCGCACTAACTTTTTCCCACTATTTTACTTGACTAAAGCTAGTGTGAAGCATATGAACGAAGGTGATTCAATTATTGCCACGTCTTCCATTAATGCTTTCCAAGGGAATGCCATCTTTATGGATTATTCAGCTACGAAGGGTGCAATTACTGCTTGGATAAGAAGTATTGCACAGAGCTTAGCAGGCAAAGGCATTCGAGCCAATTCTGTGGCGCCGGGACCAGTATGGACACCGCTTATTCCGGCTTCTATTCCAGCTGATAATATCGAGAACTTCGGTCAAAGCAGTTTAATGGGTCGTCCTGGACAGCCGTCTGAGCATGCATGGGCGTACGTGATGCTGGCTTCAGATGAAAGCTCGTATATGACAGGTCAGACAATCCACATTAACGGCGGAAAATATACATCTTCCTAA
- a CDS encoding response regulator transcription factor, whose protein sequence is MALCKTLIVDDEILIRQGIKHYIDWEKEGFTIVGEASNGQEALEMIDIFDPHIVITDVVMPIMDGEALTKAVKEKYPHIGLIVLSSFSEFNYVRSAFQNGVVDYILKPKLNAESLLNALRQAAGQLGDMELNRNEKHEQTLNEKLRKLYEGNDISIESETAARFPDSVFQVISYKNKADQGTAPIFSAIEELGGSLTTLLSTPDYYVYLWNGRKPLVKDNFSGLLKSDIVCSTNAFHKLFELKDKQKELVKLEKYQFFFPDSTFLSESTLPPLGERRVFQLDYFIDACKRDNFREAFSYLDKHVEQMAHDYQQDVDEYKAFLNNILFNLMVLLGNLNYQTEVLQAKKYAYFQRISQAADVYTANDTVKSFLTDAEGVVKTEKEQGHMRKLTDYIKAHYHESLSLSDIAQHFHFSSSYLSNYFSTHSKEGFSEYLNRIRIEAAIALLRQNDIPISKVSEQVGFSDHSYFCRVFKKQTGYSPSQYRRKRITP, encoded by the coding sequence ATGGCATTATGTAAAACATTAATTGTAGATGATGAGATTCTTATCCGACAAGGAATTAAGCATTATATAGATTGGGAAAAAGAAGGCTTTACAATAGTAGGAGAAGCATCGAACGGTCAAGAAGCTTTAGAGATGATCGACATATTCGATCCGCATATTGTTATCACAGATGTTGTCATGCCGATTATGGATGGCGAAGCATTAACAAAAGCTGTAAAAGAGAAATACCCGCATATTGGTTTAATCGTTTTGAGCAGCTTTAGTGAATTTAATTACGTTCGAAGTGCTTTTCAAAATGGGGTCGTCGATTATATTCTGAAGCCGAAACTGAATGCAGAGAGTTTGCTCAATGCATTGCGTCAAGCAGCAGGTCAATTAGGCGATATGGAATTGAACAGGAATGAAAAGCATGAACAAACACTAAATGAAAAACTGCGAAAGCTATACGAAGGAAACGATATCAGCATTGAAAGTGAAACGGCAGCAAGATTTCCGGACAGTGTTTTTCAAGTAATCAGTTACAAAAATAAAGCTGACCAAGGTACTGCGCCGATTTTTAGTGCTATTGAGGAACTGGGCGGTTCTTTGACGACGCTGTTATCCACACCGGATTATTATGTTTACTTGTGGAATGGCAGGAAGCCGCTCGTTAAAGACAACTTCTCCGGTTTATTGAAATCCGATATCGTCTGCAGTACGAATGCTTTTCACAAGCTTTTTGAACTTAAAGACAAACAAAAAGAATTGGTGAAGCTGGAGAAGTATCAGTTTTTCTTCCCAGATAGTACTTTTCTATCAGAGAGTACACTTCCGCCACTCGGCGAAAGGCGTGTATTTCAGCTGGACTATTTTATAGATGCCTGCAAGAGGGATAACTTTCGAGAAGCTTTTTCTTATTTAGATAAACATGTGGAACAAATGGCACATGATTATCAGCAGGATGTTGATGAATACAAAGCATTTCTTAATAATATTCTGTTTAATCTGATGGTACTGCTTGGTAATTTGAACTACCAAACAGAAGTATTGCAAGCAAAGAAGTATGCGTATTTTCAGCGTATCAGCCAAGCAGCAGATGTATATACCGCCAACGATACGGTGAAGTCATTTTTAACAGATGCAGAAGGGGTTGTAAAGACGGAGAAAGAACAGGGGCATATGCGTAAGCTGACGGACTATATTAAGGCGCATTATCATGAGTCATTATCACTCTCTGACATTGCACAGCATTTTCATTTCAGCTCGTCTTACTTGTCCAATTACTTCTCTACTCATAGCAAAGAAGGATTCAGTGAATACCTCAACCGGATTCGGATCGAGGCAGCTATCGCATTGCTCAGACAAAATGATATCCCAATTTCAAAAGTAAGTGAGCAAGTAGGGTTTTCTGACCATAGTTATTTCTGCCGCGTTTTTAAGAAGCAAACAGGCTATTCTCCTTCCCAATACCGGCGGAAAAGGATAACGCCTTGA
- a CDS encoding carbohydrate ABC transporter permease has product MAKKPAPRPARSLRLKNTLIGWSFVSLASVLIGIFYFYPMVQALILSFQSGSGVNLSFVGFENYVRLFQDPVFLTTVKNTVIYLIIQVPVMILLALFLSVVLNNKTLKWKGFFRTAIFLPCVTSLVAYSVVFKYLFAPDGIVNMMLLKINLVAEPIQWLTDPFWAKITIILAITWRWTGYNMIFYLSALQNVDRSIYEAAKIDGASAVQQFFKITIPMLKPIILFTSITSTIGTLQLFDEVMNITAGGPGNATMTISQYIYNLSFKYTPDFGYAATVSYGIVFLIVIFSIIQFKAAGDKK; this is encoded by the coding sequence ATTGCTAAAAAGCCAGCACCACGCCCGGCGCGGTCATTGCGATTGAAAAATACGCTTATTGGCTGGTCATTTGTTTCGTTAGCTTCTGTGCTTATTGGAATCTTCTATTTCTATCCGATGGTGCAAGCGTTGATTCTGTCCTTTCAGTCCGGATCTGGTGTGAATCTGTCTTTTGTCGGATTTGAAAATTATGTGCGTTTATTCCAGGATCCTGTGTTTCTGACTACTGTGAAAAACACAGTAATCTATCTAATTATCCAAGTACCGGTGATGATCTTATTGGCATTATTCTTGTCTGTTGTGCTGAATAATAAGACGCTCAAATGGAAAGGGTTCTTCCGAACGGCAATCTTCCTGCCATGTGTCACGTCACTTGTAGCCTATTCTGTTGTGTTCAAGTACTTGTTCGCACCAGATGGCATCGTTAACATGATGCTGCTTAAGATTAATCTAGTCGCTGAACCAATTCAGTGGCTGACAGATCCCTTTTGGGCAAAAATCACAATTATTCTGGCTATTACATGGAGATGGACTGGCTACAATATGATTTTCTATCTATCGGCGCTGCAAAACGTGGATCGATCTATCTATGAAGCTGCTAAGATTGACGGTGCTTCCGCGGTACAGCAGTTCTTTAAGATTACTATCCCAATGCTGAAACCGATTATCTTGTTCACCTCCATCACATCTACAATCGGTACGTTGCAGCTATTTGACGAAGTTATGAATATTACAGCGGGCGGTCCGGGAAATGCAACCATGACCATTTCTCAATATATTTATAATCTATCATTTAAGTACACACCTGACTTTGGCTACGCTGCAACGGTTTCTTACGGCATTGTCTTCTTAATTGTCATCTTCTCGATCATCCAATTTAAAGCGGCAGGTGATAAAAAATGA
- a CDS encoding sensor histidine kinase, whose product MRFIKDRLHPNGLFMKMFFITVALIMLVAVAVTLATIRMAEQFFIEKFSITNSQIINQIQDDFEDLNYSIVMASTDISKSSTIETHLLSEKAPDNERILSLFLVMRQIDNLREQLGDQNVEIAVTDQSEIVYTTNYTYWPASADISAHRITQAITAEPNKLLYFQASQGNSDDYVVAAKTLMDSETDRAYGAVLLPIKEEQLRSFYQDYVKPGNDFYVLNQEGQVVSSSLSNTIGTSLPELHQQAETMVLDGELYREINDEDTSQIMVAEYLPYFNMYLVNMVDKQAAVGNLIDTKQIILLLAGVVVLALVIVFLVTKRLTNSLSKLVNDIEAVPEKGLKRRLDYTGTYETKQIGLAFNSMMDELQEHVEKLLKAQKQQRHAELAALQQQINPHFLYNTMASIKFLVMMGERSEAEKTIDAFITLLQNTIGNVDESITVELELANLKNYVLINQKRYGDKIQVQFMVAPDCMQYEIPKLILQPFIENSFFHAFNKTTAGTISVLVWKEADELLCEIADNGDGMAADNNQLPNTNRNRQLFSGIGVKNVHERIQLLYGTDYGVTITSKAGEGTTVKLRLPAIHTDPGEENVI is encoded by the coding sequence ATGAGATTCATTAAGGACCGGCTTCATCCTAACGGGTTGTTTATGAAGATGTTTTTCATAACGGTTGCACTAATAATGCTAGTGGCTGTGGCGGTAACACTTGCAACAATCCGGATGGCAGAGCAATTTTTCATCGAAAAGTTCAGTATTACAAATTCCCAAATTATTAATCAGATTCAGGATGACTTTGAGGATCTGAATTATAGCATTGTGATGGCATCCACGGACATTAGTAAAAGCAGTACCATTGAAACACACTTGTTATCAGAAAAGGCACCAGATAATGAACGGATACTCAGTTTGTTTTTGGTTATGCGGCAAATTGATAATTTGCGGGAGCAGCTTGGAGATCAAAATGTTGAGATTGCCGTTACGGATCAATCGGAAATTGTATATACAACAAACTATACATATTGGCCTGCTTCCGCGGATATCTCTGCGCATCGGATTACACAAGCAATCACAGCTGAGCCGAATAAATTACTTTATTTTCAAGCTTCCCAAGGCAACTCTGATGATTACGTCGTAGCTGCTAAGACACTGATGGATAGCGAGACTGATCGAGCGTATGGTGCTGTGCTTCTTCCAATTAAGGAAGAGCAGCTGCGTTCTTTTTATCAAGATTATGTGAAGCCTGGGAACGATTTTTATGTGTTGAATCAAGAGGGGCAAGTTGTCTCAAGCAGTTTATCCAATACAATCGGTACATCGCTCCCGGAGCTTCATCAACAAGCTGAAACGATGGTATTGGATGGAGAGTTATACAGGGAAATTAATGATGAAGATACGAGTCAGATAATGGTGGCAGAATATTTGCCTTACTTTAATATGTATCTTGTTAATATGGTGGATAAACAGGCAGCAGTCGGTAATTTAATTGATACCAAGCAGATTATTTTATTGCTGGCAGGTGTCGTTGTGCTTGCTCTGGTGATCGTATTCCTTGTTACCAAGCGGCTAACCAATTCGCTTTCCAAACTCGTTAATGACATTGAGGCAGTACCTGAAAAAGGGCTGAAGCGGCGGCTGGATTATACGGGCACTTATGAAACAAAACAAATTGGCCTGGCTTTCAACAGTATGATGGATGAACTGCAAGAGCATGTGGAGAAACTCCTTAAAGCCCAAAAGCAGCAGCGTCACGCTGAGCTGGCGGCTTTACAGCAGCAAATCAATCCGCATTTTCTATACAATACGATGGCTTCCATTAAGTTTTTAGTAATGATGGGAGAACGTTCGGAAGCAGAGAAAACGATTGATGCGTTTATTACACTGCTGCAAAATACAATCGGAAATGTCGATGAGTCCATTACAGTAGAATTGGAATTAGCTAATTTAAAAAACTATGTACTTATCAATCAGAAACGTTATGGAGACAAGATACAGGTGCAGTTCATGGTTGCGCCGGATTGTATGCAATATGAAATACCAAAACTAATTCTGCAGCCTTTTATTGAAAACTCATTTTTCCATGCTTTTAATAAAACAACAGCAGGAACAATTTCTGTGCTTGTATGGAAGGAAGCAGATGAGCTGCTCTGTGAAATTGCGGATAACGGCGATGGCATGGCAGCAGATAACAACCAGCTTCCGAATACAAACAGAAATCGGCAGTTATTTTCCGGAATAGGGGTAAAGAATGTGCATGAGCGGATTCAGCTGTTATATGGTACCGACTACGGTGTAACAATAACTAGCAAGGCAGGAGAAGGAACTACTGTAAAGCTGCGGCTGCCGGCAATTCATACGGATCCAGGTGAGGAAAATGTCATATAA